Genomic segment of Pseudoalteromonas sp. NC201:
TCTTTTTTGCCAACTGTTTCAATTGTTTTAGCTCGGACATCAACAATATCAGCATCAACATTATGGGCATGCATCATCGCAAAGAAGTTTAATTTTGCCGCTGGTGTTTCGTATTTCAGCGCATCTCTTTGCGCGATCGAATTTCTTGTGAATTGAATTTCTTCATCAGTTAATCCGTGCTCACTAATCTTGCTAAGCTCTTGTTGGATTTCTGTCAGCGCATCAGCAACGTTTGCTGCATTAATGCCTGAAGCGAGGACAAACTGACCGGCATCACCATATCCAGAGAAGTGTCCTCCGATACCATATGTATATCCTTTGTTTTCACGCAGGTTTTGATTCACTCGACTGTTAAAGCTGCCGGAGAAGGCAAAGTTCATGATTTGACTTTTAAAGTGCTCCGCAGCTAAATCTTCCGCAGCGGCATGGCGTGCAACACGGATCTGGACCTGAGGTGCATTCTCTTTATGTACCAAATACACGATATTACTATCGAGAGGAGCAAATTTAGGAAGCGCCATGTCCAGCTCACCTTTTCCTTGCCACTGTGATAGTGCACTAATTAATGCCGACATCAATTTCGACTGTGCAACATCGGATACAATTGATAATTTACTACCTTGTGGACGTATCTGCTGCGCATAAAATGATTTAACATCTGCAAGTTCAATAGTCGCAAGCTCTGCTTGAGACGGCAACCAAGGTTTACTGTAGTTTCCTTCTTGATACATCACCTGAGATAATGCGCTATCTGCCAGAAATTTTGCGCTATCGCGTTCAGATTTACTATATTCTGAAACCATGCTTTTAACTCGCGCGAAGTCCGACTCCGAAAACTTTGGTTGTAACAACTTTTCTGACAAGATATCTAGTGTCGCGATTAAGTTCTTACTTAATGTGGATAGCTTAATCTCAATATATTCAGACTTCGCTTCGAATGCGATCTCAGCACCTAATTTTGCCAATTGCTGTGCCAGCTCTGACGGCGTACTCTGTGTTGTAGCTTGACCCAACATTTCCACCGTTAAAAGTGCGACCCCTGCTTTATTTTCAGGGTCATATAAACGACCAGCAGGGATCTGAAGTAGCAATGTTGTGGTTGGCGTTTCGGTATCAAACGCTCCTAATACGTCTATGCCATTATCAGTTTTAACTTGCCATAAGTCTGGCAATGTAATTGCTTTTGCAACACCTGCCTGCGGTTTAATGCTGCGGTCAAAACTATCAGTAATCGAGGGAAGTTGTACTTCGTCTCGTACTTCCTCAGTTGCTTTAGGCTCATAAAACTTCGGCGTATAGTTGTCTTGCTGCGCGATAAGTTCTGGCTTTCCTTTTGGTACAATACTCAATACAACATTCGCCTTATTAGCAACATATTGCTCAAATACACGTTTTATATCTCCAACTTTCAAAGCTTTAACATTTTTAAGCTGTTGAGTTAGGAAACCTGGATTCTCATGGAAAGTCTCAAATTTAGCCAGCATAGAAACTTTACCCTCCACGCTCTGCAGCGCTCTCACAATCTCTGCTTCTCTTTTAGTGATAAAAAGATCAACATCTTCTTGGGTAATTTTATTTTGAATATAATCTGCAACTAACTCATCAATGCGCTTATCTAAGCTAGTCAGTGTCTCACCACTCACCGGATGAGGAAGTGCACCAAAAGCCATTTGACAAGATAGTTCAAAGCATTGATGCCATGCAAATGCCGCTACCGCTTTTTGTGTATCAACCAATTCGCGATATAACACTGAGCTTTCACCTTGCCCTGCAAAATAACCAATCGCATCTAACGCAGCTTCATCTTTATGCCCCATATAAACCGTTGAGTACACTTTTCTAAGCATCGGTAGTGATACATTATCTTCATAAGAAACGTAACGAGACTCAACTAATGTACCGGGTTGCTTTGCAGCATCTGAAACAGTCTCCCCTTTTGGAATAGAGCCAAAGTACTTCTGTACAAGTGGTAAAACCTCATCTGGAGTTACAGCACCACCAATAGTCAACGTCGCATTATTAGGCCCATACCAACGTTTAAAAAAAGCTTTCAAATCATTTGAATTCGCACGATTTAAATCAGACATATAGCCAATCGGCATCCATGAATAGGGGTGACCATAGTCATATAGCGCTTGGTGCAGCTTTTCTAAAGCTTGCCCATAAGGGACGTTGTCGTATCGCATCATGCGCTCATTTTTTACCGCGGCGCGTTGTATCTCAAACTTTTCTTGAGTAATACCTTGAGCAAAGAATCCCATACGGTCCGCTTCTAACCAAAGCATCTTCTCCAATTGATTTACTGGCACTGTTTGGAAGTAATTTGTTCTGTCTGTACTGGTTGTTGCATTTAACTTACCACCTGCTTCCGTCACTATTTTAAAGTGCTCTTCGTCAGCTACATGCTTTGATCCCTGGAACATCATATGCTCAAATAAATGTGCAAATCCTGATTTGCCCATTTCTTCACGTGCAGATCCAACATGGTAAGTTACATCTACATGAACTAATGGGTCTGAATGATCTTCATGAAGAATAACTGTCAAACCGTTATCGAGTTCAAACTTTTGATAAGCGATCCCAATATCACCGCCCTCAATGTTTTTTTGTTCCACTAATGTTGCACCAGCGTACTTTGACGCATCAGAAGATTGAAATTGACTACAACCGTTCAATGTTGCGGCCATTATGACTGCGATTGCAACTTTGTTTAAAAGCATAAAAAATCCTTACATTTATTTTATAATTTGGCGTTTATCTCGTATGGAACAAAGCTAGAAGCGTTCAGCGTTCCCCGTTGTTGGCAACAAGATTACAAGCCAAAGAAATTTAAGTCGCTTATCGAGTCATCATGAATTTATTTATTTTTATTAGCTTTAAAATCAAATATTTACAAAAATAATGAAATTATTTTTAGCCTTTGGAACAACAAATAGTGAAGTGTTAGATAACGATAACAATGCGAATATGTCGTTTTATACCTACAGCATTAAGCCTATAAGCCATTTCGGAGTACGGAAATAGCTCGCGAATTCAGATAATAAATCCATCAATCATGATTAAAGGGTGAGAAAGCATCAATTGCTTGTTGGTGGTACTCTGTAATCGCCAGAAGATAAGAGCAGATACCAAGTTAAGGCTTGTTTACGCAATGAGTTTTATAGGGTGATAGAAACAAGCTAAAAGTGAGTCATAGTACAATAGTATTCGATGTCATTATTTGGCTGAAATCGCCCACTCAACAGTGCATAAACGAAAACGACTTGCAGCTAAATGCACCAATCCCCCATTGCGTTTGTTGAGTTAGGATTAGAAAAAGGTGGAGCCCTGAATAGATAACGGGCACTCAATACGAGGCCCAGAAAATGTTCAGGGTTTAGACAACAAGCGGTTATATTCGATGAATTAGGCAAAAGCAGCCTAATTTTGCGAGCGATGCACTTCAAACTTGAATTCGCGACTGTCATCTTGTGAATACTTTCAATCATTTCAAAAGTAAACTCACCTTAATCGGCCTAGTCGAAAAATGCGTAACACTTACCATTTTATGAATCATAATCAATAAATTACCTTGCTTCTTCCTTATTTTTATCAAAGTGTCCGACTGTTTGCTTATTTACCGTTCTATATCCGAAAAAACATAACAAGCCAACTAGCAACCAAGTAATACCAATGGATAAGACAATGTTGCTTGTTTTGTCAGGATGGCGAAAATACAATTGAATAGGTAAAACGCCTCGGATAATGCATACAAACGCAATTAGATAAATACAAAACCTCGATAAAGGAAGTTTGCGCAATAGCCCTGCACCAGATAATGCATACAACCCAAGCACCATGAATATCGCAGACACTAGAGTTGTTCCGATTGGGGCTAGTAGAGTCCCTTTCATTGCAGACTCGATAATCTCGGGAGGAGCCATCTGTGATGAATAACACTGAGGTCCAAAGTAAATACAAGAAAGATGCGCTAGTGCCGTGCTGAAGAAAATAGTAGCTCCTATAGCCAATAAGATAACACCTTTTTTAGCACTCATAATATTTCACCCTTTCTTATTAATAAAATTTAAAATAATCAATATAAAAATTAAAAAATATCCACTTATATACACTTTACTTTTCCAACCTACTTCCAGAAGGATGAAAAACATAAAAGTAAATACCTACCCCACCTACACAATATGCTATAAACACTACAATTAATGGAAACAAATTATCACCATTATTGTAGTTCGGCATCATAAAAAATAGAAAAGTAGCAATTGAAAGTGCAAACAAAAAATAAAAGGTCATTTTAGATTTTCCTTTATCTTCCACACTCTTTCTTTTAGAACTACCTTTAATCATGTATAACCCCTATTACCGTTGAATCAACATTGTAAGACGATGTTTATCTTTAGTTGTCCAGCCGTTATTGATACCATTTCAGGCCTCTCCGCTCGTTGAACACACTCTGAGTTCAAGCCCAGGCACCTTTAAACTACACTGTCAATTATGGTTTGTGTATTGATTCCCTTAAACTGAATGATCTAACACCTTTTTAGGGTCTTGTTATCATATAGTCATGAGCACCAAGTGCAGAACACGGTCAGCTTCTCCAAATAATCACACTAGCATATATTCCTACGACGTCTTTTCCCATTTGATTAAGTTTCGATTTCATAGCTTACTTTGCTGTAATACTTTCGCGCTTAGTTTTTTAACTCTCGCAATATTTCTTTTTTCTATGTTTATTAATTCTTGGTCATCTCCCTCTATAGACAACTCCAACGCTTTTCTATATGCAAGCTTAGCCAAGTCATACTCTCCTCCTTTTTCATATGCTTCACCCAAACTATCAAATCCATTTATCGAATTAGGAAAATAGCCAACAACAAACTTTAACAGCTCAATAGCTTCTCCTACTTCATCACTATTTAAACGATCGTAAGCTAATGATATTAAGATAGATTCATCTAAATCATCAGCTTTAGACGTTGAACTCGAAATAGCTGACAATCCTCCTTTCATCCAATTCCCATATATATGAAATGATTTCCTACTCAAAACAGAATCAGGGTAGTAGTGATTTGAAAGGTTCAAAAGTAGATTCGCCATACTGTAATCTTTTGTTCTAGACATACAGAATGAAGCCATTCCTAGGAGAGAGTTTTCTCTTGGTATAATAGGGTAGCCTATTCTTTTTGATAAATTTTCATAATGCAATATAACATCTTCAAAAGAACGACCAGAAATAAATTCCTCAGTAAGAGAAAGTCCATTATATAACCAACTCAAACCCTGAATCATCCCACTCAAACTAGTTGTATTGTGATCAGAATATTTCAAAATTTCAGCTCCCCAATACAAATTACCTGAGACATTACTTTTGAATATATCAACGACGTGGTTAAATTCTTTTGTAATTAGAGAGTGCTCTAGCCCTCCTAAAGAGAAATAGATTGCTCCCTCATTAACTCTTGAATTAGTGAAGTACAGCTTTAACTTCTTACTAAATTGCTTAGCATGGTGAAATGCAGGACTAATTGCAATGTGTCCATTGTAGCCAGTAGGGTTTTGCAAAAACAAGTATGATACAAATAGGCCAGCCATTGAGTGCCCAGCTATAAACTTGGTATTGTTTATCCTGAACTTTTCACTTATAAATTGCGTGACTTCATCTCTTATAAATTTTTCGTGCTTTTTTGCTAATTCGGAAATGGTATATGACTCTGAGTTTAGAAAAGGAAGGTTCTCATTAAAGTAATTATCCTTACTAGGTAGCCCAACCACAATCATTTCATGAATTTGATTTTTTGATGCAAGGAAGCTTGCAATCTCTGTCGCCAATATATGGTTTTTCTCTGCATTTAAAACATATAAGACAGGGTACTTCCTTTTTTTATCCAACGCGTAACTTTTAGGCAAACTAACTAGTATTACTCTATTTTCGTTATGTGAAGCTGAGTAGTAATTAAACTTTTCACTTACCACTTCGTAATTTGAAAATCCCTCATTTGATATAGCAACATTACAAGATAGAATTAATGACATTATAAAAACAACAATATATTTCATTTAAAAACCTTACACAATTATCTCTTGAGAACCAACCCGAAACCACAAAGATTAAAATTAACACACCACCAACTAAAAATATAAAAACAAGGTTAAAATCACACTTTACCTTTATACGACCTTAAATAAAATCCAACTAGTATCAAAATCATTAAACCAGGGAAAAAACACTGCTTTAATAAGATTTTCTGATAAAGCTTTTTTGCCTGCTTGTTATTAACCTCAATAGATAAGGCTTTTTGTAGGTTTTCTTTTGCACCTTCTTTATTACCTCTTTCAATCTGTATTTTGGCCAGGTTTACATAAGGTATTGGCGAGTTAGGGTTCATCTTAATGGCTTTTTCAACCCAGCTTTCCGCGATTAATAAATCATCATATTTAGCAGCTGTTGCTGCTTGTATAAAAAACAACTTAGGTGTTTTAATGTCAATTAGCTCACCAACATCATTTACTTCAATTTCTAGTGGCTCATGGAGATCAGAAATAATAAAGCGATTATTATTCAAGTAACTAAGTTCAAATTTTCCCGTTCCCCAATCAACAAATAAAGTCTCATTTTTGAAGTTGATGCTAACTAAAAGCCCATTATCTAAAGCAATGCTTGCATTATTAAATCGATATAGTTCAGGGATCTGTTTTTTATCAGCCTCTTGTTGTGTTTCAGTAATCAAACTCGGTTTCGAATGCTGTTGACCCTTCGAAATAGCAATAATGCCGCTGAGCATTTTATGAATTGACTTGGCAGAAACCGTGTGTTCCAAATATGTATCAGTACGTAAAACCACCACCATATCTAGAGAAGGGTAAACAGCTAAAGTATGCCCTCCATTCCCTCTGGCACTAAAACTACCATCTTCTTCAACCCACCACATAAGGCCGAAATAAGGAGGGTATTTATCACCCATATTCGTGTTGCTTATAGCGCTAGTGCTTTTAACAACCCACTCATGAGGAATCAACTGTTTGCCATTCCAAACCCCACCTCTAGCATATAATAAACCAAACCTAGCTAAGTCGCGGGATGACATCCTAATCTGAAAAGCTGAATGTTCAGACTCAGCCTTTACATAATATCCGTCTGTAACTCGGTAATCTTGCATCTGTAAAGGGGCTGCCAATTGAGTTGCAATTGACCCAAGAATTTCCTCTCCAGTAATTTTCGAAAACAGAGTACCTGCAACATTAAAATCCCAATTGTTATACCACCAATACTTGCTTGGCTTATAACTACCTCTAGCTGGCTTGTTTAATCTCATTTCATTATTTTCGGCGGCTGCAGGAAGGTAGACTCCAGACCGAGACGATATAACATCAAAAACCTTTGCTGATAGTTCTTGATCAGTCAGCAATGAGTTATCATTGCAGTTTAGATCTGCAAGGCTTGCTTGAAAGTTGATAGAACTAGAGTGAATCCCATATAGTGCACTCAATAAGCTCTTTCTAATCGAATGTATAGGAAACCTTCGGTCATTCTCCCCCCAATCTATAGCAATGGCGCCATCTTTAACTACTAAAAGCGCTGAGAAGGACTTCTTATTGTAAAACTTTTTAATTTTATCTAATCGCTCTGAAGTAAAGCCAGCCTGTTCTGGAGATTTGTAATGAAGCCAAGTAACAGCTGGGTATATTTCAGCAGCAAACAAATAACTTGAAACAAAAAAGCTAATAAAAACAAAACCAAAAAAATTAAATATTTTAGTTTCAAACATTGCACAAGCCATCATTAAAGCCCCAAATAAAAAACACTTTTATTATAAAAACTTGCACATACCAAAACCTAACTGACTACCATCTCTTTCTAAATATCCATATTTTTTGTAGAATGTCTCTTTACCATTTGCGGAAAAAAGTCCTACTGTAGCTCCAGCGTTTGCATTTTCTGATAAATACACCTCAATTTTTTCCATTAATAAATTTCCAACTCCCATACTTTGATATTTAGGGTCGACAATTACGTCTTGAATGTAATAAAACATAGCTCCATCACCAATCACTCTTCCCATTCCTATAAGCTTTGAATCTAATCTTGCAACGACATGAAACAAGGTGTTTGCCAATGCTTTTGAAGCTGTCTTTGTATCTTGTTTTTCCCAACCTACGATACATCGTAAATCAATAAACTCCTTTACTTTTGGCGCGTTATGTTGGATTTTCACATCTAAAATCGATCTTTCTTTCATAAAAATATAATCGCTCACTTAATTTTATAAAACCAAACACAAAAGCAGAATTTTAAATTCATGACGAGCCACCTACTTCACTTAAAAAGGACTAACACATTTAAAAATCAACTTATCTCAACACCACACTAAAAATAAAAATTATAAATTCAACAAAGTTAGATCTATAAACTACTTCCTTTCCCTAAAACAAATTCTTCCCATAACAATTTCTGACTTTTAGTAGCTAAGCTATCTCTGAGCAGTTTCCTACCATTATATTTCAGCCCCATTAATTTCGCGGCGTCATAAAATGGAATAACATTAGGAACTGTTACATAATCCTTAAACTCTAAGGCCATTGATTCTCCATATAATTTACTTACTGATTTATATAGCTCATTCAAATTCATCTCTTTTCCACCTCTTGGATAGTTTTGTAGTAAATATCTCCACAGCTCATCTAAATTTCGTCTCCCTTCACTTTTGGCTCGGATTTTGAAATCAAGAGTAAGAGCTGCAATCATGCCTCCCCAATAAACAGTGGTAGATTTATCAGACTTATCAGCACCAGCACTAATCAGAGTTAACTTTCCATCGGCTTCAGCTTCATATTCTTTCATTCTATATAAAATACCATCTAAAAATTCAGACTCATTTTTTATACCTATTCTTAATAGTGCAATTTGAGAAGCATACTCAGCTCCAAACCCCTCATTAAACCATTCATATA
This window contains:
- a CDS encoding M16 family metallopeptidase; amino-acid sequence: MLLNKVAIAVIMAATLNGCSQFQSSDASKYAGATLVEQKNIEGGDIGIAYQKFELDNGLTVILHEDHSDPLVHVDVTYHVGSAREEMGKSGFAHLFEHMMFQGSKHVADEEHFKIVTEAGGKLNATTSTDRTNYFQTVPVNQLEKMLWLEADRMGFFAQGITQEKFEIQRAAVKNERMMRYDNVPYGQALEKLHQALYDYGHPYSWMPIGYMSDLNRANSNDLKAFFKRWYGPNNATLTIGGAVTPDEVLPLVQKYFGSIPKGETVSDAAKQPGTLVESRYVSYEDNVSLPMLRKVYSTVYMGHKDEAALDAIGYFAGQGESSVLYRELVDTQKAVAAFAWHQCFELSCQMAFGALPHPVSGETLTSLDKRIDELVADYIQNKITQEDVDLFITKREAEIVRALQSVEGKVSMLAKFETFHENPGFLTQQLKNVKALKVGDIKRVFEQYVANKANVVLSIVPKGKPELIAQQDNYTPKFYEPKATEEVRDEVQLPSITDSFDRSIKPQAGVAKAITLPDLWQVKTDNGIDVLGAFDTETPTTTLLLQIPAGRLYDPENKAGVALLTVEMLGQATTQSTPSELAQQLAKLGAEIAFEAKSEYIEIKLSTLSKNLIATLDILSEKLLQPKFSESDFARVKSMVSEYSKSERDSAKFLADSALSQVMYQEGNYSKPWLPSQAELATIELADVKSFYAQQIRPQGSKLSIVSDVAQSKLMSALISALSQWQGKGELDMALPKFAPLDSNIVYLVHKENAPQVQIRVARHAAAEDLAAEHFKSQIMNFAFSGSFNSRVNQNLRENKGYTYGIGGHFSGYGDAGQFVLASGINAANVADALTEIQQELSKISEHGLTDEEIQFTRNSIAQRDALKYETPAAKLNFFAMMHAHNVDADIVDVRAKTIETVGKKELNQLASKYFTPAEMTYVVVGDTNTLSKQLEGKGFTVKQLTIQ
- a CDS encoding GNAT family N-acetyltransferase is translated as MKERSILDVKIQHNAPKVKEFIDLRCIVGWEKQDTKTASKALANTLFHVVARLDSKLIGMGRVIGDGAMFYYIQDVIVDPKYQSMGVGNLLMEKIEVYLSENANAGATVGLFSANGKETFYKKYGYLERDGSQLGFGMCKFL
- a CDS encoding serine hydrolase, with protein sequence MFETKIFNFFGFVFISFFVSSYLFAAEIYPAVTWLHYKSPEQAGFTSERLDKIKKFYNKKSFSALLVVKDGAIAIDWGENDRRFPIHSIRKSLLSALYGIHSSSINFQASLADLNCNDNSLLTDQELSAKVFDVISSRSGVYLPAAAENNEMRLNKPARGSYKPSKYWWYNNWDFNVAGTLFSKITGEEILGSIATQLAAPLQMQDYRVTDGYYVKAESEHSAFQIRMSSRDLARFGLLYARGGVWNGKQLIPHEWVVKSTSAISNTNMGDKYPPYFGLMWWVEEDGSFSARGNGGHTLAVYPSLDMVVVLRTDTYLEHTVSAKSIHKMLSGIIAISKGQQHSKPSLITETQQEADKKQIPELYRFNNASIALDNGLLVSINFKNETLFVDWGTGKFELSYLNNNRFIISDLHEPLEIEVNDVGELIDIKTPKLFFIQAATAAKYDDLLIAESWVEKAIKMNPNSPIPYVNLAKIQIERGNKEGAKENLQKALSIEVNNKQAKKLYQKILLKQCFFPGLMILILVGFYLRSYKGKV
- a CDS encoding alpha/beta hydrolase-fold protein codes for the protein MKYIVVFIMSLILSCNVAISNEGFSNYEVVSEKFNYYSASHNENRVILVSLPKSYALDKKRKYPVLYVLNAEKNHILATEIASFLASKNQIHEMIVVGLPSKDNYFNENLPFLNSESYTISELAKKHEKFIRDEVTQFISEKFRINNTKFIAGHSMAGLFVSYLFLQNPTGYNGHIAISPAFHHAKQFSKKLKLYFTNSRVNEGAIYFSLGGLEHSLITKEFNHVVDIFKSNVSGNLYWGAEILKYSDHNTTSLSGMIQGLSWLYNGLSLTEEFISGRSFEDVILHYENLSKRIGYPIIPRENSLLGMASFCMSRTKDYSMANLLLNLSNHYYPDSVLSRKSFHIYGNWMKGGLSAISSSTSKADDLDESILISLAYDRLNSDEVGEAIELLKFVVGYFPNSINGFDSLGEAYEKGGEYDLAKLAYRKALELSIEGDDQELINIEKRNIARVKKLSAKVLQQSKL